Proteins from a single region of Leptolyngbya sp. CCY15150:
- a CDS encoding 7-cyano-7-deazaguanine synthase, which translates to MKRRNKQDSGFTLLFEPVISGGGTVRLLDHSRNRESNVKVAVDDSAFSYRVQKEFPSIIADLIDLAIAIHAADRLTFQSLRQHQTRIHVVLPARHPEILNQNSFQDKLSDLLEWATGSRWVFEFSKRVDSGRAVEQQPLLASADPYVGEVALWSGGLDALAGLYIRLKKTPEISFMLFGTGSNDNAYARQEQVFQALQTSFPNRLNLCRVPIRFSESSLHTKNKISRARGIVFTLLGSACAYLMGQRVLHLYENGIGAINLPYRKSAVGLDHSRSVHPLTLLRVSNLVSELVEEEFRVRNPFLFWTKAEMCQQLAEDAKRELPSLTISCDSPHRKQPIQCGYCSSCILRKQALAASRVKDQTHYIVPHATRPVGDIRLCFQHMLAQVSTLKGLLKYSENTATQWESLTKRFPELDDIVDRNHEVEGLTSLEMRKCLIRLYQTYVSEWDAVEPQISGDFLNQVSVQQVSQDFQLAIQ; encoded by the coding sequence ATGAAAAGACGAAATAAACAAGATTCTGGATTTACTTTGCTTTTCGAGCCTGTAATAAGCGGTGGTGGAACTGTCCGCCTACTTGATCACTCCAGAAACCGAGAAAGCAATGTAAAAGTTGCTGTGGATGATAGCGCATTTAGTTATCGAGTACAAAAAGAATTTCCTTCTATAATTGCTGATCTCATTGATCTGGCTATTGCTATTCATGCAGCTGATCGCTTGACCTTTCAAAGTCTAAGACAGCATCAAACTCGGATTCATGTTGTTCTGCCAGCACGTCATCCAGAAATTCTAAATCAAAACTCTTTCCAAGATAAGCTCTCTGATCTTCTAGAATGGGCGACCGGGAGCAGATGGGTATTTGAATTTTCAAAAAGAGTCGATTCGGGACGTGCTGTTGAGCAACAGCCTCTACTTGCGTCTGCTGATCCCTATGTAGGTGAGGTAGCACTTTGGAGTGGTGGACTTGATGCTCTAGCTGGACTTTACATTCGTCTTAAGAAAACCCCCGAAATATCTTTTATGCTATTTGGGACAGGAAGTAATGATAACGCTTATGCACGTCAAGAGCAGGTCTTTCAAGCGCTTCAAACGTCTTTTCCTAATCGGCTAAATCTGTGTAGAGTACCAATCCGTTTTTCTGAAAGTAGTTTGCATACAAAGAATAAAATTTCTCGTGCGAGGGGTATTGTATTCACGTTACTTGGTTCAGCTTGTGCATATCTGATGGGACAGCGGGTTTTACACTTATACGAAAATGGCATTGGTGCAATCAATCTCCCCTATCGGAAATCCGCTGTTGGCCTGGATCATTCCCGTTCAGTTCATCCCTTAACCCTTCTTAGAGTTAGCAATCTGGTATCAGAGTTGGTAGAAGAGGAGTTTAGAGTCCGGAATCCCTTCCTTTTCTGGACAAAAGCTGAGATGTGCCAGCAACTGGCAGAAGATGCAAAGCGTGAATTACCTTCTTTGACTATTTCATGTGATAGCCCACATCGTAAGCAGCCTATCCAGTGTGGCTACTGCTCATCTTGTATATTAAGAAAACAAGCACTTGCGGCTTCACGAGTAAAAGACCAAACTCATTACATCGTGCCTCATGCTACTCGTCCAGTGGGTGATATCAGGTTGTGTTTTCAGCATATGCTGGCGCAAGTTTCTACACTTAAGGGATTGCTGAAATATTCAGAAAATACTGCTACCCAATGGGAGTCTTTGACTAAGAGATTTCCTGAGCTTGACGACATCGTAGATAGGAATCATGAAGTAGAAGGCTTAACATCTCTTGAAATGAGAAAATGTTTAATTCGGCTCTATCAAACCTATGTTTCTGAATGGGATGCTGTAGAACCTCAAATTTCAGGAGATTTCTTGAATCAGGTGAGTGTTCAGCAAGTATCTCAAGATTTCCAGCTTGCTATCCAGTAA
- a CDS encoding XRE family transcriptional regulator — MATNILDNIDLRKLGELLQQARKKSGMTQADAAKVIDAARTTIVAIEKGERRLKPNELIKLARAYGRAISDFVRSTPVTEPFEVQFRAAYQRNKQEEEQIGPVIQRFEELCHNYLELEKIMDAPIARNYPQEYSVNNMPIEAAAESIAIAERQRLGLGDGPIPMLRDILEQSVGIKVFYLNMPAKYSEIYSYDEQLGGCIAINLSHYEERRRWSMAHGYLHFLAHRRKPVVDFEGQYKKNPESERLAEAFPKYFLMPTSGLLSRFNDMYRTHGKFTPTNLFTLAHYYGVSIEALVYRLEDMELLPSGTWDRLRDRGLKVRKVQQELGLEEIEHRADILPIHYQHLAIEALEQGLITEGRFADFLGVDRLEARRIAEALREHSSGMLEESAYLDLRQA, encoded by the coding sequence ATGGCTACTAACATTCTTGACAATATTGACTTACGAAAATTGGGAGAGCTTCTGCAACAAGCGCGGAAGAAGAGTGGGATGACCCAAGCAGATGCTGCCAAGGTCATCGACGCTGCACGCACTACCATTGTTGCCATTGAAAAGGGAGAGCGGCGTCTCAAGCCGAATGAGTTAATCAAATTAGCTCGTGCTTACGGACGAGCTATCAGCGATTTCGTTCGCTCTACTCCTGTTACTGAGCCATTTGAAGTTCAGTTTCGCGCTGCTTATCAACGAAATAAACAAGAAGAAGAACAAATAGGCCCAGTTATCCAGCGCTTTGAGGAACTGTGCCACAACTACTTGGAGCTTGAGAAGATCATGGATGCTCCAATTGCTCGTAACTATCCTCAGGAATATAGCGTGAACAATATGCCGATAGAAGCGGCGGCGGAAAGTATTGCTATCGCAGAGCGTCAACGGCTTGGACTAGGAGATGGCCCAATCCCAATGCTGCGAGACATCTTGGAGCAAAGTGTAGGGATTAAGGTGTTCTACCTAAACATGCCAGCAAAATATTCAGAAATTTACAGCTATGATGAACAACTCGGTGGCTGTATAGCAATAAATCTGAGTCACTACGAGGAACGACGGCGTTGGTCGATGGCTCATGGCTATCTCCATTTTCTTGCGCATAGACGAAAGCCTGTTGTTGATTTTGAAGGACAATACAAAAAAAATCCAGAGAGTGAACGATTAGCCGAAGCTTTTCCAAAGTATTTTCTAATGCCCACAAGTGGCTTGCTGAGTCGATTTAATGATATGTATCGAACTCATGGTAAGTTTACTCCAACAAATTTGTTTACTCTTGCCCATTATTATGGGGTGTCTATAGAAGCCCTTGTTTATCGGTTAGAAGATATGGAACTTCTTCCGTCAGGAACTTGGGATCGTTTGCGTGATCGAGGATTAAAGGTTAGAAAAGTACAGCAAGAACTAGGTTTAGAAGAGATCGAGCATCGGGCTGACATACTCCCTATTCACTATCAACACCTTGCTATTGAAGCTTTGGAGCAAGGACTTATCACTGAAGGACGCTTTGCAGATTTCCTTGGTGTTGATCGGTTAGAAGCTCGACGCATAGCAGAAGCATTACGTGAACATTCTAGCGGGATGCTTGAAGAATCTGCTTATCTAGATTTGCGTCAGGCGTAG
- a CDS encoding YegS/Rv2252/BmrU family lipid kinase: protein MTRVSAIAPLSTQLSNPQGGGGFRRRGLKILGMNIVLIVNPTSGPDNNAQLLPSLIAALKKQGIDAEICITNPEEDGQGLAAAAAKAGADLVIVAGGDGTIEAVARGLVHTQTALGIIPQGTRNNIAASLNIPTDLDQAVQVLKAGDRRLFDMGKANHHYFMEVVGIGLEATLFPHGDSVKEGMKSNLWTAIKSFCLAIKTFFQFKHHGLVLRFDGRKIYLRTLQVNVCNSSRYGVEFSLAPHAQMDDGKLDLIYMDKPSKWEHLRQFFAAMRGKHLPHARLRLYQTTAVEVSSYRPLDVHADGECIGTTPVMVEIVPQAIAICVPPPTLLEAFAPEIVLETTSESADAGQATQASP from the coding sequence GTGACCCGTGTTTCAGCGATCGCTCCTCTATCCACCCAACTATCTAATCCCCAAGGGGGGGGCGGTTTTAGACGACGTGGACTTAAAATTCTAGGAATGAATATCGTCCTGATTGTCAATCCTACCTCTGGCCCCGACAACAATGCTCAGCTCTTGCCGAGTCTGATTGCCGCTTTAAAAAAGCAGGGCATTGACGCCGAGATCTGCATCACCAACCCCGAGGAAGACGGTCAGGGGCTGGCTGCCGCTGCGGCCAAGGCCGGGGCCGACTTGGTGATTGTTGCCGGGGGCGATGGCACGATTGAAGCCGTGGCGCGGGGGTTGGTGCATACTCAGACAGCCCTAGGCATCATCCCCCAAGGTACCCGCAACAACATTGCCGCCAGCCTCAACATTCCCACCGACCTCGATCAGGCGGTGCAGGTGTTGAAAGCGGGCGATCGCCGATTGTTTGATATGGGAAAAGCCAACCATCACTACTTTATGGAAGTGGTCGGCATCGGCCTAGAGGCGACCCTGTTTCCCCATGGAGACAGCGTTAAAGAGGGCATGAAAAGCAACCTCTGGACGGCGATCAAAAGCTTCTGCTTAGCGATCAAAACCTTCTTTCAATTCAAACACCACGGCCTTGTGTTGCGCTTTGACGGACGCAAGATCTATCTCCGTACCCTGCAGGTCAACGTTTGCAACAGCTCCCGCTACGGAGTGGAATTTTCCTTAGCACCCCACGCCCAAATGGATGATGGCAAGCTGGATTTGATCTACATGGATAAACCGTCCAAGTGGGAGCATCTGCGTCAGTTCTTTGCCGCCATGCGCGGGAAACATTTGCCCCATGCTCGGCTCAGACTATACCAGACCACGGCCGTTGAGGTCAGCAGCTACCGTCCCCTCGATGTCCACGCCGACGGCGAGTGCATTGGCACCACCCCAGTCATGGTGGAAATCGTGCCCCAAGCGATCGCCATCTGCGTCCCGCCTCCCACGTTGCTAGAGGCTTTTGCCCCAGAGATTGTCCTAGAGACCACGTCAGAGTCCGCTGATGCGGGACAAGCCACTCAGGCAAGCCCCTAG
- a CDS encoding phosphatase PAP2 family protein — translation MLVTPSALLAELSIDGLSPRMYWLGQALIAFLPYCLAGLLAGATMLTLGAVLGRVWLVDQLRPIEELCLLTLNELASPARDRLVTVVTYLAQGEVTIPLLVGIGGVLIYRGEAAAALILTLGLCGSWLLNGVFKSFFQRQRPNLWESAKRPVDYSFPSGHSMSAISFYGLLAANLSAYFGLSLGVTIPVAAAVTVGVGLSRLYLGVHWPTDVLSGWLAGGIWLGACLSGLSRISGL, via the coding sequence ATGTTAGTTACTCCCTCCGCGCTACTGGCGGAACTCTCTATAGACGGGCTCAGCCCTCGCATGTACTGGCTGGGCCAGGCGTTGATTGCATTCTTGCCCTACTGCCTGGCTGGACTATTGGCCGGGGCCACCATGTTGACCCTAGGGGCCGTTTTGGGCCGCGTTTGGCTGGTCGATCAGCTACGCCCCATAGAAGAACTATGCCTATTGACCCTAAACGAGCTGGCCAGCCCGGCCCGCGATCGCCTGGTCACCGTCGTTACCTATTTAGCCCAAGGAGAAGTGACGATTCCCCTGCTAGTGGGGATCGGCGGGGTGCTGATCTATCGCGGTGAGGCGGCCGCAGCGCTGATCCTAACCTTGGGGCTATGCGGTTCGTGGCTACTCAACGGCGTCTTTAAATCGTTCTTTCAGCGGCAGCGGCCCAATCTGTGGGAATCTGCTAAGCGCCCGGTGGACTACAGCTTCCCCAGTGGACACTCCATGAGCGCCATTTCATTCTATGGTCTGTTGGCAGCCAATCTCAGCGCCTACTTCGGCCTGTCCCTGGGGGTCACGATTCCAGTGGCAGCAGCGGTTACCGTGGGGGTGGGTCTCAGCCGTCTCTATCTCGGGGTTCACTGGCCCACGGATGTGCTTAGTGGCTGGCTGGCCGGGGGCATCTGGCTAGGGGCTTGCCTGAGTGGCTTGTCCCGCATCAGCGGACTCTGA